One window from the genome of Desulfurobacteriaceae bacterium encodes:
- the panD gene encoding aspartate 1-decarboxylase, whose product MKRIMFKSKIHRATVTGADLNYEGSITIDSELLKLSDILPYEKVDIYNITNGERFSTYVIPGEPGSGEICLNGAAARKVQKGDKVIIVSYCEVDEEELKDFSPIVVLVDEENKPMKITRTSGQTLEF is encoded by the coding sequence ATGAAAAGGATTATGTTTAAATCAAAAATCCATAGAGCTACTGTAACAGGTGCCGACCTTAACTATGAAGGTAGTATTACAATAGACTCAGAACTTTTAAAGCTATCAGATATTCTTCCTTACGAGAAAGTTGATATTTATAACATCACAAACGGCGAAAGGTTTTCTACATACGTGATACCAGGCGAACCTGGAAGTGGAGAAATATGTCTTAACGGGGCTGCAGCAAGAAAGGTACAAAAAGGGGATAAAGTAATAATTGTTTCCTACTGTGAAGTTGATGAGGAGGAATTAAAAGACTTTTCTCCAATTGTGGTTTTAGTAGATGAAGAAAACAAACCTATGAAGATAACACGAACAAGCGGTCAAACACTAGAGTTTTAA
- a CDS encoding inositol-3-phosphate synthase, which produces MSKRVKLAIVGVGNCASSLVQGIYYYQGKKEEEIAGLMHYDIGGYKPWDIEVVAAFDIDARKVGKDVSEAIFEKPNCTTVFCKDVPKMGVEVQMGPIMDGFAEHMLDYPEDQRFVPADKEPVDVVKVLKESGAEVVVNYLPVGSEEATRFYAQCALEAGCAFVNCIPVFIASDEEWARKFKEKGIPIVGDDIKSQVGATITHRVLATLMSDRGVPIDRTYQLNFGGNTDFLNMLERKRLKTKKVSKTEAVRSLIPYEIEDNNIHIGPSDYVPWLKDNKIAYIRLEGRLFGDVPMYIELKLSVEDSPNSAGSAIDAIRCAKLALDRGIGGPLYSISAYTMKHPPIQYPDWKAKELVEKFIKGEIER; this is translated from the coding sequence ATGTCTAAAAGAGTAAAGTTAGCAATAGTTGGGGTTGGAAACTGTGCAAGTTCCTTAGTACAGGGGATTTATTACTATCAAGGAAAAAAAGAAGAAGAAATTGCAGGTTTAATGCATTACGATATTGGTGGTTATAAACCTTGGGATATAGAGGTTGTTGCAGCGTTTGATATAGATGCGAGAAAAGTAGGTAAAGATGTGAGTGAAGCTATCTTTGAAAAACCTAACTGCACGACTGTTTTCTGTAAGGACGTTCCTAAGATGGGTGTTGAAGTTCAGATGGGACCTATTATGGATGGTTTTGCTGAGCATATGCTTGATTATCCGGAAGACCAACGATTTGTTCCTGCAGATAAAGAACCTGTTGATGTTGTAAAAGTTTTAAAGGAAAGTGGAGCAGAGGTTGTCGTTAACTATCTACCGGTAGGTTCAGAGGAAGCTACAAGGTTTTACGCACAGTGTGCCCTTGAAGCCGGTTGTGCTTTTGTGAACTGTATTCCCGTTTTTATAGCATCTGACGAAGAGTGGGCTAGAAAGTTTAAAGAAAAAGGAATACCAATTGTAGGAGATGACATAAAATCTCAGGTTGGAGCTACAATTACTCACAGAGTCCTTGCCACCTTAATGAGTGATAGAGGAGTTCCAATAGATAGGACTTATCAGTTGAACTTTGGAGGGAACACTGATTTCCTAAACATGCTTGAAAGGAAAAGATTAAAGACAAAGAAAGTATCAAAGACAGAAGCTGTAAGATCCTTAATTCCGTACGAGATAGAGGATAACAATATTCATATTGGACCAAGTGATTACGTTCCTTGGCTTAAAGATAACAAGATTGCATACATAAGGCTTGAAGGAAGACTGTTTGGTGATGTTCCTATGTACATAGAGTTAAAACTTTCTGTTGAAGATTCTCCAAACAGTGCTGGCTCTGCTATAGATGCTATAAGATGTGCAAAACTTGCCCTTGATAGGGGTATAGGTGGACCTCTCTACTCAATTTCTGCTTACACTATGAAACATCCACCAATTCAATATCCTGATTGGAAGGCGAAAGAGCTCGTTGAGAAGTTTATTAAAGGAGAAATAGAAAGATAA
- the ybgF gene encoding tol-pal system protein YbgF, whose amino-acid sequence MKKLLIIPLSFLIVGCSQDTGLLKAQIAELKKEIDVLKVQANMNEKKISSVEERVAKLEDKVAKDEQETFELKRKVDSLSTELEEVKNVVSTITVSPLVTLKPTVTTTTTEEVSEPREVVQVSDKDLYKQAFNAMESGDLETAKQIFDRLVKEYPDSPLADNALYWIGEIYYSHNDYETAASYFKQVIDRYPDANKVPAALLKLALCYKGLGEIEKAKETLQEVIDKYPNTPEAGIAKAKLMEMEK is encoded by the coding sequence ATGAAAAAGTTATTGATAATTCCCTTATCTTTCTTAATTGTTGGTTGTTCTCAGGATACGGGACTATTAAAAGCTCAGATAGCAGAGCTCAAAAAAGAGATAGATGTTCTCAAGGTACAAGCGAATATGAACGAGAAAAAGATATCTTCCGTAGAGGAAAGGGTAGCAAAACTTGAAGACAAGGTAGCAAAAGATGAACAGGAAACTTTTGAATTAAAGAGGAAAGTAGATAGTTTGTCCACAGAGTTGGAAGAGGTAAAGAATGTAGTATCTACAATAACTGTTTCTCCTTTGGTAACACTTAAGCCTACGGTAACTACTACTACAACTGAGGAAGTTTCAGAACCACGAGAAGTTGTTCAAGTTTCAGATAAGGATCTTTACAAGCAAGCTTTTAACGCGATGGAGTCGGGAGATTTAGAAACTGCTAAACAAATCTTTGACCGTCTTGTTAAGGAGTACCCTGATAGTCCGTTGGCAGATAATGCCCTTTACTGGATAGGGGAAATCTACTATTCCCATAACGACTATGAAACGGCAGCTAGTTACTTTAAACAGGTTATAGATAGGTACCCTGATGCAAACAAAGTTCCTGCTGCTCTTTTGAAACTTGCCCTTTGCTATAAAGGATTAGGTGAAATAGAAAAAGCTAAAGAAACTCTTCAGGAAGTTATAGATAAATATCCAAATACTCCAGAAGCTGGAATAGCAAAAGCTAAACTTATGGAAATGGAGAAATAG
- a CDS encoding nitronate monooxygenase family protein — MSRLPQLQIKNLKSKYPIIQGGMGSKVSLHKLAAAVANAGGIGVISAVLLHEKDRSKPKKTTCKGIEVEKLGLKPYHYAWELAEEIRKAKELAPNGIIGVNIMYALTHFYELLMTAIDAGADVIIQGAGFGKDVFKICNLFDVPLIEIVATPKGAVLSERLGAAAIIVESGEAGGHLGTMDNLWKVLPDIVKAVKNIPVIAAGGIFDGKDMAKAFEMGAKGVQLATRFIATYECDVAQGFKDYIIQAKPEDSIYIKSPVGMPAHAVRNPFTERLEKEGRIPHGCPYNCLKTCVGPDSIYCIAEALLKSAAGDVVDGLVFSGSNVGKVNRMYHVDELINELVTECEEELGVKNLDFGGN; from the coding sequence ATGAGCAGGTTGCCACAGCTACAGATCAAAAACTTAAAGTCCAAATATCCAATCATTCAAGGCGGGATGGGATCAAAAGTCTCCCTTCATAAACTTGCTGCTGCTGTTGCGAATGCGGGAGGTATTGGAGTAATTTCTGCAGTTCTTCTTCACGAAAAGGATAGGTCAAAGCCAAAGAAAACCACCTGTAAAGGAATAGAAGTAGAAAAACTAGGTTTAAAGCCTTATCACTATGCTTGGGAACTTGCAGAGGAGATAAGGAAAGCAAAAGAGCTCGCTCCAAATGGAATTATTGGCGTTAACATTATGTACGCTCTTACCCACTTTTACGAACTCTTGATGACAGCTATTGATGCAGGAGCAGATGTAATTATTCAAGGAGCAGGTTTTGGGAAAGATGTTTTTAAGATCTGTAATCTTTTTGATGTTCCACTTATTGAAATAGTTGCTACTCCAAAAGGAGCAGTCCTTTCAGAAAGGCTTGGAGCAGCAGCAATAATCGTTGAAAGTGGAGAAGCCGGTGGTCATCTTGGAACTATGGATAACTTGTGGAAAGTTTTACCGGATATTGTTAAAGCTGTTAAAAACATTCCTGTAATAGCTGCAGGTGGCATATTTGATGGGAAGGACATGGCTAAAGCTTTTGAAATGGGGGCTAAGGGTGTTCAACTAGCAACAAGATTTATTGCTACCTATGAATGTGATGTAGCACAAGGATTTAAGGATTACATAATACAGGCAAAACCAGAAGATTCTATTTACATAAAAAGTCCCGTTGGCATGCCAGCCCATGCAGTAAGAAATCCATTTACAGAAAGATTGGAAAAAGAAGGAAGAATTCCTCATGGTTGTCCTTACAATTGTTTAAAAACCTGTGTAGGTCCTGATTCTATTTACTGCATAGCAGAAGCTCTTTTAAAATCTGCAGCAGGAGACGTTGTAGATGGACTTGTATTCTCTGGTAGCAACGTTGGAAAAGTTAACAGGATGTATCACGTTGATGAACTTATAAATGAACTTGTAACTGAATGTGAGGAGGAACTAGGGGTGAAAAATTTAGACTTTGGGGGGAATTGA
- a CDS encoding DUF523 domain-containing protein: protein MGKLFLVSACLVGINCKYNGKNNECDILVKAFKEGKVIPVCPEQLGGLPTPRPPAKIFGKDGRSVLKGEGKVFTVVGERLDVTENFLRGAKETLKLAKLLKGKIKACILKEKSPSCGVKKIYRFEEDSLKEGMGVTAALLEKEGFKIMSSEDIELIKKMLREY, encoded by the coding sequence ATGGGTAAACTTTTTCTAGTAAGTGCTTGTCTTGTTGGAATTAACTGTAAGTATAACGGTAAGAATAATGAGTGTGATATTTTGGTAAAAGCTTTTAAAGAAGGAAAGGTTATACCTGTATGTCCTGAACAGCTTGGAGGACTACCAACACCAAGACCTCCAGCAAAAATCTTTGGTAAGGATGGAAGAAGTGTTTTGAAGGGAGAGGGAAAAGTTTTTACAGTTGTTGGAGAAAGATTGGATGTAACAGAGAATTTTCTAAGAGGAGCAAAAGAGACATTGAAGTTGGCAAAACTTTTGAAAGGAAAGATTAAAGCGTGTATACTAAAAGAAAAAAGTCCTTCTTGTGGTGTAAAAAAAATTTATAGATTCGAGGAAGATTCTTTAAAAGAGGGAATGGGAGTTACTGCTGCCCTCTTAGAAAAAGAAGGGTTTAAAATTATGAGCTCAGAAGATATCGAGCTTATAAAAAAAATGTTAAGGGAGTACTAA
- a CDS encoding pitrilysin family protein, which yields MEVLELRNGLKVIFSQLKGVNILACSVFVPRGSAFEPVEKAGITSLSLKTAFKRSLKRNTLEFSKIQEVYGTPFVPDVSNDYLNVRFQIVPEGLDKYLELFKEVLEAPGFVEDSFSVEKETLLAAIRSRKENPFALAFERMTFLTYGGTPYEALAYGTEESVKNINLEDVKSWFKNLFLLKGTVFSFSGKLNKKEKEKIVEFLENLETKEKKESLNFEKKIESNREVTVKREGSHQSFIMIAVNAPSVFGKDYAAYKLLNTLLGEGIGSVLFQELREKRGFAYSTGSLFPSRKCAGRLFFYIGTSKEKEEEVKKALIELKENLVKFITPESVKRAKEFFKGNFGLDHETRMKKSWYLGFWEVMGKKASFDKEILELIDSVSVSKLKEVAERIASEPYHMVVVKDG from the coding sequence ATGGAAGTTTTAGAACTTCGAAATGGTCTAAAGGTAATTTTTAGTCAGCTAAAAGGGGTAAATATTTTGGCATGTAGCGTTTTTGTTCCAAGAGGAAGTGCTTTTGAACCGGTAGAAAAAGCAGGAATAACTTCTCTTTCCTTGAAAACTGCTTTTAAGAGGAGTTTAAAAAGAAACACACTGGAATTTTCTAAGATACAGGAAGTTTACGGAACACCTTTTGTTCCTGATGTTTCTAACGATTACCTAAATGTAAGGTTTCAGATTGTTCCTGAAGGGTTGGATAAATATTTAGAGCTTTTTAAGGAAGTTTTAGAAGCTCCTGGCTTTGTGGAAGATAGTTTTTCCGTTGAGAAAGAAACTCTTTTAGCAGCAATTAGGTCGAGGAAGGAAAATCCTTTTGCCCTTGCTTTTGAAAGGATGACCTTTTTGACCTATGGAGGAACACCTTACGAAGCTTTAGCGTATGGAACAGAAGAAAGTGTAAAAAACATAAACCTTGAAGATGTTAAAAGTTGGTTTAAAAATCTTTTTTTACTAAAGGGGACTGTCTTTTCGTTTAGTGGAAAACTAAACAAAAAGGAAAAAGAAAAAATAGTTGAATTTTTAGAGAACTTGGAGACAAAGGAGAAAAAGGAAAGTTTGAACTTTGAAAAAAAGATAGAGTCTAACCGAGAGGTTACTGTAAAGAGGGAAGGTTCACATCAAAGCTTTATTATGATTGCTGTTAATGCTCCGTCAGTTTTTGGTAAAGATTATGCTGCCTATAAACTCTTAAATACTTTGCTTGGAGAAGGTATAGGGTCTGTTCTTTTTCAAGAGCTAAGGGAGAAAAGAGGGTTTGCATACTCGACAGGTTCTCTTTTTCCATCAAGAAAGTGTGCAGGAAGACTTTTCTTCTATATTGGAACTTCAAAAGAAAAGGAAGAGGAGGTCAAAAAAGCTCTAATAGAATTAAAAGAAAACCTTGTAAAGTTTATAACTCCTGAGAGTGTGAAGAGAGCGAAAGAGTTTTTTAAAGGTAACTTTGGACTTGACCACGAAACGAGAATGAAAAAATCTTGGTATCTTGGTTTCTGGGAAGTAATGGGTAAAAAAGCTTCTTTTGATAAGGAAATTCTTGAACTTATAGATTCGGTTTCTGTGTCTAAACTAAAGGAAGTAGCAGAAAGAATAGCATCTGAACCTTACCACATGGTGGTTGTAAAGGATGGGTAA
- the purN gene encoding phosphoribosylglycinamide formyltransferase: protein MMNIAVLASGRGTNFEAIAKACIDGKIDAKVAVLIIDRKNIEAIDRAEKLGINWIYVDPYSFPSREDYDRKVVSILKYLDVELVCLAGYKKVVSKIFVDNFQNKIMNIHPTLLPSFPGLKPHEKALKFGVKVSGATVHFVDNGVDTGPIIIQAAVPVSPNDTKETLSEKILRLEHKIYPQAVKWFVDGRIEIQGRKVIVKDADYTKLPVVPALEDF, encoded by the coding sequence ATGATGAATATTGCTGTTTTAGCTTCTGGAAGAGGAACGAACTTTGAAGCAATTGCAAAAGCATGTATTGACGGAAAGATAGATGCTAAAGTTGCTGTTCTTATAATTGATAGGAAAAACATAGAGGCTATAGATAGGGCTGAGAAACTAGGCATTAACTGGATATACGTAGACCCTTATAGTTTTCCTTCAAGGGAGGATTACGACAGAAAAGTTGTGTCTATATTGAAATATCTTGACGTGGAACTTGTATGTTTGGCTGGATACAAAAAGGTGGTTTCTAAAATTTTTGTTGATAATTTTCAAAATAAAATAATGAATATCCATCCTACTCTTTTACCTTCTTTTCCCGGGCTAAAACCTCACGAAAAGGCTTTAAAGTTTGGGGTAAAAGTTTCAGGGGCAACTGTCCATTTTGTAGATAATGGAGTAGATACTGGTCCTATAATAATTCAGGCGGCTGTTCCTGTTTCTCCCAATGACACTAAAGAAACCTTGTCGGAAAAAATACTAAGACTTGAACATAAAATCTATCCACAAGCCGTTAAGTGGTTTGTTGACGGTAGAATAGAGATTCAGGGTAGAAAAGTTATCGTAAAAGATGCTGATTACACAAAACTACCAGTAGTTCCTGCTTTAGAGGATTTTTGA
- the purM gene encoding phosphoribosylformylglycinamidine cyclo-ligase, giving the protein MEKRGLTYKDSGVDIEAGEKLVDLIKPFAKKTFDENVLAGIGGFGAGYLIPQGFKEPVLVSGTDGVGTKLKVAQMADVHDTVGIDLVAMCVNDILTVGARPLFFLDYFATGKLSVETAATVIKGIAKGCEIAGCALIGGETAEMPDFYDDGEYDLAGFVVGIVDKEKFITGEKVKPGDVILGLASSGIHSNGYSLVRKLFFEILKLKVDGFVEELNGKVYEVLLTPTKIYVKPILKLLEEVEVKGIAHITGGGIPGNLVRILPKNVDAVVKKGTWKVLPIFKFIQEKGNVEENEMFKTFNMGIGLCLVVSKENVDKAKEILEREGETVYVIGEIREGSGKVVIV; this is encoded by the coding sequence ATGGAGAAGAGAGGTCTTACCTACAAAGATTCAGGGGTGGATATAGAAGCTGGAGAGAAGCTTGTTGATTTGATTAAACCTTTTGCGAAAAAAACTTTTGATGAAAATGTTCTTGCTGGAATAGGTGGCTTTGGGGCTGGATACCTTATTCCACAAGGATTTAAAGAACCAGTTCTTGTTTCTGGAACAGATGGAGTCGGAACTAAGCTAAAAGTAGCACAGATGGCCGATGTTCATGATACGGTTGGTATAGACCTTGTTGCAATGTGCGTTAACGATATCCTTACGGTAGGGGCAAGACCTTTATTCTTTCTTGATTACTTTGCTACCGGGAAACTTTCTGTAGAAACAGCAGCAACTGTAATAAAAGGAATTGCCAAAGGATGTGAGATTGCTGGGTGTGCTTTAATAGGTGGTGAAACGGCAGAAATGCCAGATTTTTATGATGATGGAGAATATGACCTTGCAGGTTTTGTTGTTGGAATTGTTGATAAAGAAAAGTTCATAACAGGAGAAAAGGTAAAACCTGGAGATGTTATTTTAGGTCTTGCTTCAAGTGGTATTCACAGTAATGGTTATTCACTTGTTAGAAAACTTTTCTTTGAAATTTTGAAGCTAAAAGTGGATGGCTTTGTTGAGGAACTTAACGGGAAAGTTTACGAAGTTCTTTTAACTCCTACAAAGATTTATGTAAAACCGATTCTTAAACTCTTAGAAGAAGTTGAAGTTAAGGGAATTGCTCATATTACTGGAGGAGGAATACCTGGAAACTTAGTAAGAATTTTGCCAAAGAACGTTGATGCTGTAGTAAAGAAAGGAACGTGGAAAGTGCTACCTATCTTTAAGTTCATTCAGGAGAAGGGGAACGTAGAAGAGAATGAGATGTTTAAGACTTTCAATATGGGAATAGGTTTGTGTCTTGTCGTATCCAAGGAAAATGTTGACAAAGCCAAGGAGATTTTAGAAAGAGAAGGAGAAACCGTTTACGTTATAGGGGAGATAAGGGAAGGTTCTGGTAAGGTGGTAATTGTATGA
- a CDS encoding HD domain-containing protein yields the protein MDVYVRDLLSLPVGTEFQGYYVVEHVEIKRHRTGEPYLRVVLSDKTGALTALWWKPPKDADLTVFKKGDVVFVSGHVEIFQGNVQPKLKEVRIAESGEFNSKKFISESRFDIDEQFEKLLEIIESIQNPYLKKLLENFFYDNEFVEKFLKTPAGKTIHHACIGGLLEHTLGVVEVCETVAKRYKSIDRDLLISAAILHDVGKVYEYDVDVSILRTTEGILLGHLYISCELVSKAIDKIEGFPKDLKVKLLHCILAHHGEYEHGSPKKPKTLEAVTLAFADALDSRVKGFEEHIERELGESKGWTRKHFAFEVPIYFDGEFNYD from the coding sequence GTGGACGTCTACGTAAGAGACCTCCTGAGTTTACCGGTAGGAACCGAGTTCCAAGGATATTACGTGGTAGAACATGTTGAAATTAAAAGACACAGAACGGGAGAACCTTACTTAAGGGTAGTTCTATCAGACAAAACAGGAGCTTTAACTGCCCTTTGGTGGAAACCTCCAAAAGATGCAGACCTTACAGTTTTCAAGAAGGGAGATGTTGTTTTTGTTTCAGGACATGTTGAAATATTTCAAGGAAACGTTCAACCAAAACTTAAAGAAGTTAGAATAGCCGAGTCTGGAGAATTTAATTCGAAAAAGTTTATATCCGAAAGCCGCTTTGATATAGATGAACAGTTTGAAAAGCTTTTGGAGATTATAGAAAGTATTCAGAACCCATACCTAAAAAAGCTTTTAGAGAATTTCTTTTATGATAATGAGTTTGTTGAGAAGTTCTTAAAAACTCCGGCAGGGAAGACGATTCACCATGCCTGTATTGGTGGACTTTTGGAGCACACCTTGGGGGTAGTTGAAGTTTGTGAAACCGTTGCCAAAAGGTATAAAAGTATAGATAGAGACCTACTGATTTCTGCTGCAATCCTTCACGATGTTGGAAAAGTCTACGAATACGATGTTGATGTTTCTATTTTAAGGACAACTGAAGGAATTCTCCTTGGACATCTTTACATAAGCTGTGAACTTGTATCAAAAGCAATAGACAAAATAGAAGGCTTTCCAAAGGATTTAAAGGTAAAGCTTCTTCATTGTATTTTGGCCCACCACGGTGAGTATGAGCACGGTTCCCCGAAGAAACCAAAAACTCTTGAAGCCGTGACTTTAGCTTTTGCAGATGCTCTTGACTCAAGGGTTAAAGGATTTGAAGAACATATAGAAAGAGAACTTGGAGAAAGTAAGGGCTGGACAAGGAAACACTTTGCCTTTGAAGTTCCTATCTACTTTGACGGAGAATTTAACTACGACTAA
- a CDS encoding NADH-quinone oxidoreductase subunit N: MNINFLAGVLILALTGAFLPVINRIFKISGILGSIISSVGYILAGFLICLSQDSGKILVEFFTTDAVSRFIGFLILIASWMTMLVIYWVLQKNRFVNELIASLLISTAGALLLISSTNFVSLIIAMELMAMPTYLMVLFSFDDKSLEAGVKYFFSSALAIGVMLFGVSLLYAITGSFNFEVLANNLFKDPLILLAAIFILAGFGFKLTVFPFHFWGPDVYDGACPGVVALLTGISKSAAFIALMRVIYEALPAISNNLTFIFALLAAITMTVGNLLALAQKRVSRILAYSSVAHTGYTLIAFAALSVPLSVTGIVYHSVAYIFMKTAAFLCFAVFLYVWGARTMDDYKGLGKREPILAALFLIFLLSLAGVPPMAGFISKVFVFAAAVDAGMVWLALIGLLNSAFSVAYYIWIAKQMYLEEPTLKEPINNLSSKKFIVIPLSIMAVILIVLGIFINPVLDVSRDFLLKVGL, from the coding sequence GTGAATATAAACTTTTTAGCTGGGGTTTTAATACTTGCCCTTACAGGAGCTTTCTTGCCAGTAATTAATAGGATATTTAAGATTTCTGGAATTTTAGGATCTATCATCTCAAGTGTTGGTTATATACTGGCCGGTTTCTTGATTTGCCTATCCCAAGACAGTGGAAAAATCCTTGTGGAATTTTTCACTACAGACGCAGTTTCAAGGTTCATCGGATTTTTAATACTTATTGCTTCTTGGATGACAATGCTGGTCATCTATTGGGTTCTGCAAAAGAATAGATTCGTAAATGAACTTATTGCCTCCCTTCTTATTTCAACTGCAGGAGCTCTTCTGTTAATTTCAAGTACCAACTTTGTTTCACTAATTATTGCCATGGAACTTATGGCTATGCCTACGTATCTAATGGTTCTCTTTTCTTTTGATGACAAATCTTTAGAAGCTGGAGTTAAGTACTTTTTCAGTAGTGCTTTGGCAATAGGTGTAATGCTTTTTGGAGTTTCCCTACTTTATGCAATTACAGGAAGCTTTAACTTTGAGGTACTAGCAAACAACTTGTTTAAGGATCCTTTAATACTTTTAGCAGCTATTTTTATTTTAGCAGGTTTTGGATTTAAGCTTACTGTTTTTCCTTTCCATTTTTGGGGACCGGATGTTTACGATGGAGCTTGCCCTGGAGTGGTAGCTCTTCTTACAGGTATATCAAAGAGTGCAGCTTTTATAGCTCTTATGAGAGTTATTTATGAAGCTCTTCCAGCAATTTCTAACAATTTGACTTTTATCTTTGCGCTTCTTGCAGCTATTACGATGACGGTTGGTAACCTCTTAGCCCTTGCTCAGAAAAGGGTTTCAAGAATTTTAGCTTACTCCTCAGTTGCCCATACAGGCTATACACTTATAGCCTTTGCTGCTTTATCTGTTCCTCTAAGTGTAACGGGTATTGTCTATCACTCAGTAGCTTACATTTTCATGAAAACAGCAGCTTTCTTGTGTTTTGCTGTTTTTCTTTACGTTTGGGGTGCAAGGACAATGGATGACTACAAAGGACTTGGGAAAAGGGAACCCATTTTGGCAGCTTTGTTTTTAATATTTCTCCTTTCTTTAGCAGGTGTCCCTCCAATGGCAGGGTTTATCAGTAAAGTTTTTGTATTTGCTGCAGCAGTCGATGCCGGAATGGTTTGGCTTGCACTGATTGGTCTTTTAAATAGTGCTTTCTCTGTTGCTTACTATATATGGATTGCTAAACAGATGTATTTAGAGGAACCTACTTTGAAAGAACCAATAAATAATCTTTCATCTAAGAAATTTATAGTAATCCCCTTATCTATAATGGCTGTTATATTGATTGTTCTTGGTATCTTCATAAATCCAGTCCTTGATGTGTCCCGTGATTTTCTCCTGAAAGTAGGGTTATAA
- a CDS encoding NADH-quinone oxidoreductase subunit M produces MVLLSMILVPVIAAPFAYLAEKISKDLPKYISLAVSFFLALCTTYLVVKYPGSGFAFEEFYPIYPPLDFNLHLAVDGISLVLLVITSFLAITVTLSSWNVEKSGAYFFLILLFLGPMVGVFVSLNLLWFFIFWEFTLVPMFFHIGIWGAENRIYAAMKFFIYTHLASVFLLLGIVVLFLNTHTFDFLNLAGVSLDTSVAKLVWILMFIGFAVKMPIVPFHTWLPDAHVQAPSPISVFLAGLLLKMGAYGLLRWELFVLPEESKFFAPLMAFIAVLTIFYAGFRALAEDHIKRMVAYSSINHMGFVLLGLSVLTASGISAAIYEMVGHALIISLLFMVAGYIHHKTHTWYISELGGLMKKIPVLMTMFVIGVLAAVGLPGTAGFVGELTVMVSAFEYYGWIMIIVPLASALSAGFFMWMLQRAVFGPLKDSFKGLSSLKELSLIENIPLAMYILAFILVGIVPSVVFDVYNLSVDTLSQLFK; encoded by the coding sequence ATGGTTCTTCTTAGTATGATTTTAGTTCCAGTCATTGCAGCGCCATTTGCTTACTTAGCAGAGAAGATAAGTAAAGACCTTCCAAAATACATTTCTCTTGCTGTTTCCTTCTTTTTGGCACTTTGCACTACATACTTGGTAGTAAAATACCCGGGTAGTGGTTTTGCTTTCGAAGAATTCTATCCTATTTATCCTCCTCTTGACTTTAATCTCCACCTTGCAGTTGATGGCATTTCCTTAGTTCTTTTAGTGATTACTTCTTTCTTAGCTATTACAGTGACCCTTTCCTCTTGGAACGTAGAAAAGAGTGGAGCTTACTTTTTCCTAATTTTATTGTTCCTTGGACCTATGGTTGGAGTTTTTGTCTCTCTTAATCTTCTTTGGTTCTTTATTTTTTGGGAATTTACTCTTGTTCCGATGTTCTTCCACATTGGTATTTGGGGAGCAGAAAACAGAATTTACGCAGCTATGAAGTTTTTCATATACACCCATCTTGCAAGCGTTTTCCTCCTTCTTGGAATAGTTGTTCTTTTTCTGAATACACACACATTTGACTTTCTAAACTTAGCAGGGGTTTCTTTAGATACAAGTGTTGCAAAGCTTGTTTGGATTTTAATGTTCATAGGGTTTGCTGTAAAAATGCCTATTGTTCCTTTTCATACTTGGCTTCCCGATGCTCACGTTCAAGCCCCCTCTCCAATTTCCGTTTTCTTGGCAGGACTTCTTTTGAAAATGGGAGCTTATGGTCTTTTGAGGTGGGAATTATTTGTTCTACCTGAAGAATCTAAATTTTTTGCCCCTCTTATGGCTTTTATAGCTGTTTTGACAATTTTCTACGCGGGATTTAGAGCGCTTGCCGAGGATCACATTAAAAGAATGGTTGCTTATTCAAGTATCAACCATATGGGATTTGTTCTGTTGGGACTTTCTGTTCTTACGGCAAGCGGAATATCTGCAGCAATTTACGAAATGGTAGGACACGCTTTGATAATTTCTCTTCTTTTTATGGTTGCTGGTTATATCCACCACAAAACCCATACTTGGTACATTTCTGAGCTTGGTGGACTTATGAAAAAGATTCCTGTTCTTATGACAATGTTTGTAATTGGAGTTCTTGCAGCTGTTGGACTCCCTGGAACTGCAGGTTTTGTTGGGGAACTTACCGTAATGGTTTCTGCATTTGAATACTACGGGTGGATTATGATTATCGTTCCCCTAGCGAGTGCCTTAAGTGCTGGGTTCTTTATGTGGATGCTTCAAAGAGCTGTTTTTGGTCCTCTCAAAGACTCTTTTAAGGGATTAAGTAGCCTAAAAGAACTTAGCCTAATAGAAAATATACCCCTTGCAATGTACATACTTGCCTTTATCCTTGTTGGAATTGTTCCTTCTGTTGTCTTTGATGTCTATAACCTAAGTGTTGATACCCTTTCACAACTTTTTAAATAG